The stretch of DNA GCTTCGACCGCCGCGTCGTCGTCGACCGGCCCGACATCGCCGGCCGGCTCGGCATCCTCCAGGTCCACAGCCGCAACATCCCGCTCGATCCCGACGTCGATCTCCAGGTGCTGGCGCGCGGCACGCCCGGCTTCTCCGGCGCCGATCTGGCGAACCTCGTCAACGAGGCGGCCCTGATCGCGGCGCGGCGCAACCACAAGAAGGTCGACATGGCCTCCTTCGAGTTCGCCAAGGACAAGGTGATCATGGGCGCCGAGCGCAAGACGATGATGCTCACCGAGCAGGAGAAGGAGGTGACCGCCTACCACGAGGCCGGTCATGCCCTCGTCGCCGCCTTCATGCCCGAGTCCGACCCCCTGCACAAGATCACGATCATCCCGCGGGGCCGCGCCCTCGGGCTGACGATGCAGCTTCCGACGGAGGACAAGCACACCTACCGCCGCAAGTACGTCGACGCGCAGATCGCGATCCTGATGGGTGGCCGGGTCGCCGAGGAACTCTCGCAGGACGACATCACGACCGGCGCCGGCAACGACATCGAACGCGCGACGGAGATGGCCCGGCAGATGGTCTGCGAGTGGGGCATGTCGGACCTGGGGCCGCTCAACTTCGGCGAGAAGAGCGAGCCGGTCTTCCTCGGCCGCGACTTCAGCCAGCGCTCCGACTACTCCGACAGCACCGCGCATTCGATCGACAGCCAGATCCGCGCCATCGTCCAGCGGGGCTACGAGAAGGCCCGGGAGATTCTCTCGGAGCACCGGAACCTGCTCGAGCAGTTGGCGAGGGAGTTGCTGGAACTCGAATCGCTCGAGGGCGACCGCGTGTACGAGATGATCCTCGAGGCGACCGGCCAGGACCTCACCCCGGTGCGCAAGCCGACGCCGATCCTCGACGTCGAGCCGCCCGACGAGGGAGCGGCGGCGTCCACGAAGGATGAAGGCCCCGTTCCCGACGTGACCGGTACGCCCGAACCGGCGACGATCGCGGAGCGGCAGGAACCCGACGGCGTTCCGATTCCGCTGCCGAAGCCGGAGCGGTAGAGACTTGCAGGCGGCGGAGCGCCAACTCTGAACGCGGGCAGGCGCTGGTAGGAACCGTCCACGGCGATCGGAACGCGATGGACCTGGCGCAACCCTTCGAACTCCTGGGCTGGAGAGATCTGGTCGACCTCCTGGTCGTCGCCCTCGTCGTCTACAACCTGCTGCTGCTGATCCGCGGCACCGGAGGCATGCGGATCGTGCTCGGCATCCTGGTGCTGCTGGGCGGGGCCTGGATCGCGACGTCGCTCCGGCTGCGCGCGCTGGAGGCTTCGCTCGCCTACCTGCTGCCGGCGTTGCCGGTCGTCATCGTCGTGCTGTTCCAGAACCAGATCCGGAGAGCCCTGGCGCGGGTCGGGCGCAACCCGCTGTTGCGGCTGATGACGGATCAGACCCAGGACACGGGAGTTCACGAGATCGTCATCGCCGCGCAGGCGCTGTCCCTGCGGCGGTTGGGCGCGCTGATCGTGATCGAGCGGCTGGACGGTCTGCGCGACTACGTCGAGAACGGCATCCTGCTCGATGCCGAGATCTCCTATGACCTGTTGCTGACGATCTTCGGCCGCGGCACACCGCTTCACGACGGCGCCGTGATCGTGCAGAAGGACCGGGTGGCTGCCGCGGCCTGTTTCCTGCCCCTGACCACCAGCGCCGGCGTCTCGATCGAACACGGAACGCGCCACCGGGCCGCGATCGGAATCACCGAGGAGACCGACGCGGTCGTGGTCGTCGTCTCGGAAGAGACGGGCAGGATCTCGGTGGCGCACGAGGGTCGCCTGACCAGCGACCTGACGATGCGGGAACTGCGCAACCGGCTCTTCGAGCTGGTGCTGACCCTGGGAGCAACCAAGTGAGCGAGAGCCGCAGCCTGTGGGCTTTTCGGGCTCTGGCCGTCCTGATCGCGATCGGCATCTGGCTGCCGGCCTCGTACTGTCCCCGTCTTCGGGACGTGACCGAAACGCCCATCGAGGGGAGCGTGCAGGTGGTGCAGGTCAACTACGAGGATCATGACCAGATGGTGGTTCTCGGCTCGCCAATCCTCGGGTCGCCGGAGGATCCGAAGGAGACGCTGTCCGTTCAGATCCGCGGCAGCGAGGATGCGATGGCTTCCCTGAACCGGGATCAGATCCGGGTCCAGGTGCCGTTGGGGGAGAACCTCTTCGGCGGCGCGACGTACAGCGGTCCGCGCCAGGTCGCCATCATCCTGAGCACCGAGCACGTCGTGCTCCCGGCTGACGCGGAGGGCATCGAGGTGCTCTCGGTCACGCCCGAGCAGTTGACGCTGACCCTCGACGAGGAGATCTCGCTTCAGGTGCCGGTCCAGGTCGACTGGAGAGGCGAACCGATCGGAGGCTTCAGCGTCGACTACGACAACGTCCGGATCGAGCCGCGCCTGGCGACGGTCGAGGGATCGCGCTCGGAGATCAACAGGTTGGGCTATGCGTTGGCGGGCCCGATCGACGTCGACGGCCGGGGCGTCGACTTCGTCGAGGAACAGGCGCGCGTGCGGTTCGAGAGCGACGACGTGGTGGTCGAGTTCCCGACCTTCGTCAGAATCGAAGTGCCCATGATCCAGGGCCCCCAGCCGCAGTCCGGCGCAGGTTCTTGAGCCTCTTCGGGACCGACGGCATGCGTGCCGTTTTCGGCACGCCGCCCCTCGACCGCGCGACCGTCCAGGCGGTCGGCTACTGGTTCGCCCGCCTCAGCCTGCCGGCGGTCCGGCCGGCGGGTTCGCGGCCGCTTCTGATCCTCGGCGGCGACACCCGCGACAGCCGGGAGGAAATCAGCGGCTGGCTCGCCGCGGCCGTTCGCGCCGGGGGGGCCGACGTCCGTTCGGCCGGCATCGTGCCGACGCCGGCGGTCGCCTTCCTGGTTGCCGACCTCGGTGCTGCCGGCGGCATCGTCGTCTCCGCCAGCCACAATCCCTGGACGGACAACGGCCTCAAGCTGATCGGGGCCGACGGCTTCAAGGTCGACCCCGCGCTCGAGCGCGAGATCGAGGACCGGATCGCCGCCGGCGCCCCGGACCGCTTGGGCGGCTCGGCCGGGCTCCGGGAAGAGTCCGGGCTCGCCGAGCGCTACCTGGACCACCTGCGGGCCTCGCTGCCGGCAGGTCGCCCGCTGGAGGGCCTTCGCCTGGCGATCGACGCCGCGAACGGCGCCGCGGCCCCGCACGCCGCGCGACTGTTCGTGTCCTTGGGGGCCGACTGCCACGTCACCGGCGACGCTCCCGACGGCCGCAACATCAACCGCGACTGCGGTTCCACCTGCACGGACCGCATCGTCGCCCTGACGCTCGAGACGGGCAGCGACCTCGGCGCCTCCTTCGACGGCGACGCCGACCGGGCCATTCTCTGCGACCACGAGGGCCGGGTCTGCGACGGCGACGCCCTGCTGTACGTCTGGGCGTCCCACCTGGCGGAACGGGACGAGCTTCCCGGACGCCGGATCGTCGCCACGACGATGTCCAACCTGGGCCTGGAGCGCGCGCTGGAGCGCCGCGACATCCGGATCCTCCGCTGCGGTGTCGGCGACCGCGAGGTCGCCGAGGCGATGCGCCGCGAAGGGGTCCGGCTCGGCGGCGAGCAGTCCGGCCACCTCCTCGACCTGAACCTCGCGACGACGGGCGACGGCCTGCTCACCGCGGCGTCCGTAGCCGCGATCGTGGCCTCCTCGGGCCGCTCCCTCGCCGACCTGGCGGCCGGCTTCCAGCGCTTTCCGCAGGTGCTGCGGAACGTCACCGTGCGGGAGAAGCTGCCGCTCAAGAACGTGCCCGGCCTGTCCGATGCGGTCGCCTCCGTCGAACGGGACCTGGGATCGTCGGGCAGGGTCCTGCTGCGCTACAGCGGCACCGAACCGCTAGCGCGCGTGATGATCGAGGGCCCGGACCAGGAGCGGATCGAGGGCCTGTGCGAGCGGATTGCCCGGGTGCTTGAGGTGGAGCTGGGTACTGGTTGAAAAGGTCGCCGGCCGTTGGCCGGCGGCAGTGTTCCTGGGGCTACGCCGCTTCGCGGCTCCGCCCCAAGCGGACCATAGGGTCCGCGCACCCAGAGCACGGTCGTGGGGTTCTGCGGGATGCCCTGCTGCAGTTGGGTTGCGCCCGCAGCGGCGCCACGTCATCCGCATGTAGAGAAGCTCGCTGTATCGGGGTCATTCTCTGGGTGCGCGGACCTTCTGGTCCGCTGCCGCCGAAGGCGGCCAGCAACACGCCGCCGCGAAGCGGCGACCACAAGCACCGTCCCCTCAACCACCCTCCATCGCCGCCAGCATCTCCTTGACCGCAGCGGTCATTCCGATCAGCACCGCCCGGGACACGATCGAGTGGCCGATGTTCAGTTCGGACACCCCGGGCAGCGCCGCCACGGGTCCGACGTTCTCCACCGTCAAACCGTGCCCGGCGTACGCCTCCCGGCCCGCTGCCAGGCCGCGCTCGGCGGCGGCCTTGATCTTCGCGAACTCCGCCGCCGCCTCGGCACCCGAGGCCCGCGTGTAGGCGTCGGTGTTCAGTTCGAAGCCGGTGACCTCCTCCTGCGCGTCGAGCGCCGCGATCTGGTCGAGGTCGGGATCGACGAACACGGAGACCTGGATGCCGGCGGCGACGAGACGCCGCGCCGCGCTGCGCACCTGGTCGCCCCGCCCAATCAGGTCGAGTCCACCCTCGGTGGTCACCTCGTCCGGCCGTTCCGGAACGAGCGTGACCTGGTCGGGGCCGACGCGCTCGGCGAAGTCGAGCATCGGCTCTTCGGTCGCGATCTCGAGGTTGAGCCGGCCGCTGACCGTCCGCCGGAGTTCCACGACGTCCCGGTCCTGAATGTGGCGGCGGTCCTGGCGCAGGTGCACCGTGATGCCGAACGCTCCCGCGTCCTCGGCGAGCCGCGCCGCCTCGACCGGGTCGGGATAGCCCGCCAGGCGCGCCTGCCGCACGGTGGCGACGTGGTCGACGTTCACCGACAGGGCGGTCACGCCTCGCCCTCCTTGAGCAGGCCCTGCTCCCGGTAGTCCTTCAGCTTCCGCTGCAGGGTGCGCACGCCGATGCCGAGCACCCGCGCGGCCTGGGCGCGCTTGCCGCCGGTCCGGCCCAGGGTCTCGAGGATCGCCTGGCGCTCGATCTCGGCCATCGTCCGGGGTTCGCCGAACGGGCTCTGGACCGGGCTCTCCACCGGTGTCGCGGCGGCGCTTCGGACCTCCTCCGGCAGATCGCCGACCTCGATCATGCCGCCGTCATGGAAGACCGCGACCGTCTCGAGCACGTTGCGCAGTTCCCGCACGTTGCCCTGCCAGCGATGCTCGGACAGGCACTTCAGCGCCCTGCCCGAGAGCCGCATCTCCGGCTTGCCCTCGCGGGCGGCGAACTCGCGCAGGAAGTGGTTCGCGAGCAGCGGCAGGTCGTCGAGCCGTTCCCGGAGCGGCGGAATGCTCAGCGTCACGACCTTCAGCCGGTAGTAGAGGTCCTCCCGGAAGGCGCCGTCCGCCACCGCCTGCTCCAGGTTACGGTTCGTCGCCGCCAGCAGCCGGAAATCGACGTCGATCATCCGGCTGCCGCCGACCCGCATGACCTGGCGCTCCTCGAGGACGCGCAGCAGCTTCACCTGGAGCTCGGGCACCAGTTCGCTGATCTCGTCCAGGAACAGAGTGCCCTGGGCGGCAAGTTCCAGCTTGCCGATCTTGCGCCCGACCGCTCCGGTGAACGACCCCTTCTCGTGACCGAACAGCTCGCTCTCCAGGATCTCGTTCGGAATCGCGCCGCAGTTCAGAGCCAGGAAGCGCTCCTGCCGGCGGGGGCCGGCCTGGTGCAGGGCCTTGGCGACGAGTTCCTTGCCGGTGCCGCTCTCGCCCAGGATCAGCACCGAAGCCCGGCTCGGCGCAACCTGCCGCATCTGCTGGAACAACTGCTCCATCGCCGCCGACTCGCCGATGATCGCGTCGAAGCCGAAGCGCTCGTCGAGCATCTCGCGCAGGTTCGTCACCTCATCGCGCAACTGCCAGTTCTCGATCAGCTTCAGCACCCGGCTGCGCAGCTCGTAGAGGTCGACCGGCTTCGTCAGGTAGTCGTCGGCGCCCACGCGCATCGCCTCGACCGCCGACTCGATCGTGCCGAAGCCGGTGACCAGGATGACCGCCAGGTCGAGCTCCTGCGCCCGCACCCGGTTCAGGAACGCCAGTCCGTCCATTCCCGGCATCCGCAGATCGCACACAGCCAGCCGCACCCGGGGCTCCCGTTCGACGAACGCCAGCGCCGGTTCCGCATCGTCGAACACGCGCACGCCGAGCCCTGCCCGTTCCAGGGCGATCGCCATCGATTGGCGGGATCCGGCCTCGTCGTCGATGACGATGACCCAGGGGGCTGCGGCCATGGCGGGCATCCTAGCTGCCGTTGCGTCGGTTGCGGTCGCCGCTTCGCGGCGGCGTGTTTCTGGCCGCCTGCGGCGGCAAGCGGACCAGAAGGTCCGCGCACCCAGAGCACGACCCCGGTGCGGCTTGCTTCTCTACATGCAGTTGACATGACGCCGCTGCGGGCGCATCCCAACTGCAGCAGGGGCATTCGCCTAATCCCACGGCCGTTCTCTGGGTGCGCGGACCTTCTGGTCCGCTCGGGGCGGAGCCGCGGAGCGGCGCAGCCCCAACGAAACAGCCGCCGGCCGAATGGCCGGCGACCTTCCGCCGCGAAGCGGCGTGCGCGGACCACTTCCCGAGTTGACGGTCTGGCACCCGTTTGGATACGGTTCGGACTCATGAGTGAGATCCGTATTCGAACCGTCATCGATCCGTTCGACGACCGCCAATCGCTGCCCCTCGGGATTCAGGTGCTGACCCGAGCGGAAGCGATGGGGATCCTGGGTGGTGGAGCCATCGACAGGCTCGACGCATCGGTCTGGAAGGACGTGCTGGCCCGTATCCGGCGTGCAGGGGTCGCACGACACCTACCTGAAGTCGTTCCGAAGGACGATACGGCGCGCGAGGGGTTCGTTCGGCAACTCAAGCAACTGAGCGACGCGCTGGAGGCCTCGCCGGTTCCGGCATCGGAGGGACCGCGGCTCGACGATCTACTGGGGCGTGAACTCCTTGCCAGATTGCTCCAGGTCTCAGTTGTGAGCCTGCGACGATACCTGGCGGGCGAAAGGACGGTGCCTGACGCCGTTGCGGCGCGCTTGCACTTCCTCGCGCTGGTCGCGGGTGACCTTGCGGGGGCCTACAACGACATCGGCGTGCGGCGCTGGTTCGACCGACCGCGCTCACTACTGGACGGCCGGAGCCCGGCGGAACTCCTGCAAGCCGAATGGCAGCCGGAGGATCCGGGTCCGCGGCGGGTCCGCGACCTGGCCGGGGCACTGGTCTGGTCGCCTGCCACGTGATCGTCTACCGCAACGCGGACCCCCGCTACCCGTTCCTGTGGGAGGAGGGCGCTGGTTCCCAGCCGGCTGCCCGGTGGCATGCGGAAGGTGAAGGGCCGGTGCAGTACCTGAGCGATACGCCCGACGGTGCGTGGGCCGAGTTTCTTCGACACGAGGACATTCGCGATCCCGAAGAGTTCTCCTACATACGCAGGTCGCTTTGGGCAGTCGACATTGGGTCGGAACACTTGGCCAGTGCCGAGTTGCCTGCGGAAACCCTGACCGGCGACGCCAGGTCGTACTGTGCATGCAGGGAAGAGGCACGGCGCCTGCGCTCGGCGGGGTCTTCGGGTTTCAAGGCGCGATCTGCAGCGCTGAGGCCGGGGACGGCCGGAGGATGGCGTGTGGACGCGGGCCTGCGGCCGGGCGCTGAACGGGACGGCCAGACGATCGTCCTGTTCGGTGGAAGGCCGGACTTGACCGGGTGGCGGACGGTGTTCGCGGGCAGGCCGGATGAGGCGCTGTTAGCTGCTGTTCGCTTTCTGAGCCCGGGTTAGCCGGGGCGGGCTCGCTCGAGCGATCGGCTGCGGTCGCCGCTTCGCGGCGGCAGTGTTTCTGGCCGCCTTCGGCGGCGAGCGGACCAGAAGGTCCGCGCACCCAGAGCACGGCTTTGTCCGGTGGGAGGCTCTCTACCGCAAGCCCTTTGCCCGCAGTGACGCCATGTCATCCGCATGTAGAGAACTCCGCCACATCGTTGCGGTTCTCTGGGTGCGCGGACCTTCTGGTCCGCTCGGGGCGGAGCCGCGGAGCGGCGCAGCCCCAAGAGAAACAGCCGCCGGCCAACGGCCGGCGACCTTCGACCTTCCGCCGCATCCATGCGCCGCCGCGAGGCGGCGTGCGCGAGTCAGGGACCAGCGCCGGCCAGCAGCTCCTCCAGCCCCGCCTGGTCCAGTACCTCGACACCCAACTGCTCCGCCTTCCGTAGCTTCGAGCCGGCGTTCTCGCCGGCGACGAGGAAGTCGGTCCGACCGCTCACCGAACCTGTGACCTTGCCGCCGAGGGCCTTGATCCGGGCGCCGGCTTCGTTGCGGGTCATGCCTTCGAGAGAGCCGGTCAGGACGAAGACCTTGCCTTCCAGCGGCTGGTCGGCGCCGTCGTCGGCAGCCGCCTCCTCCTCCTCCTCGAACTCGAGACCCGCTTCCTTCAGACGGCGGAGCAGGTCCTGGTTTCGTTCGGAGTCGAAGAAGGCCCGGACCGATTCCGCGATCCGCCCGCCGATCTCGTCGACTTCCTCCAGCTCCTCGGCCGACGCTTCGGCCAGGCCGTCGACGGTTCGGAAGCGACGGGCGAGGAGGGATGCCGTGCTG from Acidobacteriota bacterium encodes:
- the ftsH gene encoding ATP-dependent zinc metalloprotease FtsH, which codes for MNATLKNLLLWAAIFVMVILLYNLFSQGAAKRGEITYSEFLEDVEKGRIDEVTITGDETASTYRVEGTYKNAPRDSLADGTFSTEILNTPDLWPLLQEHVERIEVQRERKNTLAAVLMTYGPLLLIIGLWIFFMRQMQSGGNRALSFGKSKAKLLNATGKKVTFKDVAGIEEAKEELSEIVEFLKEPQKFQKLGGRIPKGVLLMGPPGTGKTLLARAIAGEASVPFFSISGSDFVEMFVGVGASRVRDLFEQGKKNAPCIIFIDEIDAVGRHRGAGLGGGHDEREQTLNQLLVEMDGFETNEGVILIAATNRPDVLDPALLRPGRFDRRVVVDRPDIAGRLGILQVHSRNIPLDPDVDLQVLARGTPGFSGADLANLVNEAALIAARRNHKKVDMASFEFAKDKVIMGAERKTMMLTEQEKEVTAYHEAGHALVAAFMPESDPLHKITIIPRGRALGLTMQLPTEDKHTYRRKYVDAQIAILMGGRVAEELSQDDITTGAGNDIERATEMARQMVCEWGMSDLGPLNFGEKSEPVFLGRDFSQRSDYSDSTAHSIDSQIRAIVQRGYEKAREILSEHRNLLEQLARELLELESLEGDRVYEMILEATGQDLTPVRKPTPILDVEPPDEGAAASTKDEGPVPDVTGTPEPATIAERQEPDGVPIPLPKPER
- the cdaA gene encoding diadenylate cyclase CdaA, whose amino-acid sequence is MDLAQPFELLGWRDLVDLLVVALVVYNLLLLIRGTGGMRIVLGILVLLGGAWIATSLRLRALEASLAYLLPALPVVIVVLFQNQIRRALARVGRNPLLRLMTDQTQDTGVHEIVIAAQALSLRRLGALIVIERLDGLRDYVENGILLDAEISYDLLLTIFGRGTPLHDGAVIVQKDRVAAAACFLPLTTSAGVSIEHGTRHRAAIGITEETDAVVVVVSEETGRISVAHEGRLTSDLTMRELRNRLFELVLTLGATK
- a CDS encoding phosphoglucosamine mutase codes for the protein MSLFGTDGMRAVFGTPPLDRATVQAVGYWFARLSLPAVRPAGSRPLLILGGDTRDSREEISGWLAAAVRAGGADVRSAGIVPTPAVAFLVADLGAAGGIVVSASHNPWTDNGLKLIGADGFKVDPALEREIEDRIAAGAPDRLGGSAGLREESGLAERYLDHLRASLPAGRPLEGLRLAIDAANGAAAPHAARLFVSLGADCHVTGDAPDGRNINRDCGSTCTDRIVALTLETGSDLGASFDGDADRAILCDHEGRVCDGDALLYVWASHLAERDELPGRRIVATTMSNLGLERALERRDIRILRCGVGDREVAEAMRREGVRLGGEQSGHLLDLNLATTGDGLLTAASVAAIVASSGRSLADLAAGFQRFPQVLRNVTVREKLPLKNVPGLSDAVASVERDLGSSGRVLLRYSGTEPLARVMIEGPDQERIEGLCERIARVLEVELGTG
- a CDS encoding pyridoxine 5'-phosphate synthase, yielding MTALSVNVDHVATVRQARLAGYPDPVEAARLAEDAGAFGITVHLRQDRRHIQDRDVVELRRTVSGRLNLEIATEEPMLDFAERVGPDQVTLVPERPDEVTTEGGLDLIGRGDQVRSAARRLVAAGIQVSVFVDPDLDQIAALDAQEEVTGFELNTDAYTRASGAEAAAEFAKIKAAAERGLAAGREAYAGHGLTVENVGPVAALPGVSELNIGHSIVSRAVLIGMTAAVKEMLAAMEGG
- a CDS encoding sigma-54 dependent transcriptional regulator, encoding MAAAPWVIVIDDEAGSRQSMAIALERAGLGVRVFDDAEPALAFVEREPRVRLAVCDLRMPGMDGLAFLNRVRAQELDLAVILVTGFGTIESAVEAMRVGADDYLTKPVDLYELRSRVLKLIENWQLRDEVTNLREMLDERFGFDAIIGESAAMEQLFQQMRQVAPSRASVLILGESGTGKELVAKALHQAGPRRQERFLALNCGAIPNEILESELFGHEKGSFTGAVGRKIGKLELAAQGTLFLDEISELVPELQVKLLRVLEERQVMRVGGSRMIDVDFRLLAATNRNLEQAVADGAFREDLYYRLKVVTLSIPPLRERLDDLPLLANHFLREFAAREGKPEMRLSGRALKCLSEHRWQGNVRELRNVLETVAVFHDGGMIEVGDLPEEVRSAAATPVESPVQSPFGEPRTMAEIERQAILETLGRTGGKRAQAARVLGIGVRTLQRKLKDYREQGLLKEGEA